In one Betta splendens chromosome 14, fBetSpl5.4, whole genome shotgun sequence genomic region, the following are encoded:
- the si:dkey-175g6.2 gene encoding uncharacterized protein si:dkey-175g6.2, with translation MVMTCHHALSTAHLILLVLLIFTPQLAGTAPAWGEGGEARVEGRTRTDRKEDSLAPFLSPPSSSPDNTSRDQGRNPGQGGQSNKATGPAQVLAVLLEALDHPAEGAVQTSRDRDWGEDGSRELPSADVSQGGEIRRAGQAEGEGGAEGEGEGRGADKAIAQLIVGHLTAAQGDDLKEREEEDKSTRSEADPGWSVEDAGPDSASERGGRTGAEEGGGLQSFLAKARSGFTSQGDDPSLQRKTRGYFQNIDLGLQDNEILPPLKGYKAYNTQLARAGKKQHWQQNPSSSRPVKGGNFMDDFEDDGEELEEIEEEEENLSRAEEEARARAEKQEVLRQQEEAERAREEEQKLADIASDMLLQYMGRKQQSYMRPRQKSSGGGGGGGGGGGAAEDKRSEEILADEDDLDQQMIDRLIEISSKLHLPADDVVEIISDVEEKKKKRKELQQQPVNGSPVAPRFRPLVPPPLAAPPIYHYTASKNPKKAPYKYNKSNKKWHKDKVKSYKQDYWYKPQKQLDYWYKPQKQFLAFPSYPYYQKPYRAYYPVYFPYPKPQYYGKAAPSRDQLFGPQELDLQAPRRKHRAGGKNRGQGWRQQPAPRLPLTPYISNYILPHPRTYQPLPPPKPINTPRRGRQPPYYYPQFTPADDYEEDGLVPQLDSEEELENFIERIYMKRRMY, from the coding sequence ATGGTCATGACCTGTCATCACGCCCTGTCCACAGCCCACCTTATTCTATTGGTCCTGCTCATTTTCACTCCACAGCTGGCTGGCACCGCCCCTGCGTggggcgagggaggggaggcTCGGGTGGAGGGGCGCACCCGGACAGACCGCAAAGAGGACAGCCTCGCCCCCTTCCTTTCGCCGCCTTCCTCCAGCCCTGACAACACGTCGCGGGACCAGGGCAGGAACCCGGGTCAAGGCGGCCAATCGAATAAAGCGACGGGCCCCGCGCAGGTGCTCGCGGTTCTTTTGGAGGCCCTGGACCACCCGGCGGAGGGCGCCGTCCAAACGAGCAGGGACAGAGACTGGGGGGAGGATGGGAGTCGGGAGCTGCCCTCCGCTGACGTCTCCCAGGGCGGTGAGATAAGAAGAGCAGGGCaggcggagggagaggggggggcggagggggagggggaggggcgcGGGGCCGATAAGGCGATTGCACAGCTAATTGTAGGCCATTTGACAGCTGCTCAGGGTGACGACTTaaaggagagggaagaggaggacaaAAGCACAAGGTCAGAGGCTGATCCAGGGTGGTCGGTGGAGGATGCTGGACCCGATAGCGCCAGCGAGCGGGGTGGGAGGAcgggggcggaggaggggggggggttacaaaGTTTCCTAGCCAAAGCCCGATCCGGTTTCACCTCGCAGGGAGACGATCCGTCTCTGCAGCGCAAAACACGCGGCTACTTCCAGAACATCGACTTGGGTCTCCAAGACAACGAGATCCTGCCTCCGCTGAAGGGCTACAAGGCGTACAACACTCAGCTGGCGCGCGCCGGCAAGAAGCAGCACTGGCAGCAGAACCCGTCCAGCAGCCGGCCCGTCAAGGGGGGCAACTTCATGGACGACTTCGAGGACGAcggcgaggagctggaggagatcgaggaggaggaggagaacctctcccgcgcggaggaggaggcgagggcgCGCGCCGAGAAGCAGGAGGTGCtccggcagcaggaggaggcggagcgggcccgcgaggaggagcagaagctggCGGACATCGCCTCCGACATGCTGCTGCAGTACATGGGCCGGAAGCAGCAGTCCTACATGAGGCCGCGGCAGaagagcagcggcggcggcggcggcggcggcggcggcggcggcgccgccgaggaCAAGCGCTCCGAGGAGATCCTGGCCGACGAGGACGACCTGGACCAGCAGATGATCGACAGGCTGATCGAGATCAGCAGCAAGCTGCACCTGCCCGCCGACGACGTCGTGGAGATCATCAGCGacgtggaggagaagaagaagaagaggaaagagctgcagcagcagcccgtCAACGGCAGCCCCGTCGCCCCCCGGTTCAGACCTCTGGTACCCCCTCCCCTGGCTGCGCCCCCCATTTACCACTACACCGCCTCAAAAAACCCCAAGAAGGCCCCCTATAAGTACAACAAGTCCAACAAGAAGTGGCACAAGGACAAGGTCAAGTCATACAAGCAGGACTACTGGTATAAGCCCCAGAAGCAGCTTGACTACTGGTACAAACCCCAGAAGCAGTTTCTGGCCTTCCCCTCGTACCCGTACTACCAGAAGCCATATCGGGCCTACTACCCTGTTTATTTCCCGTACCCCAAACCGCAGTACTATGGCAAGGCCGCCCCATCCAGAGATCAGCTGTTTGGCCCCCAGGAACTGGACCTTCAGGCCCCAAGGCGCAAACACAGGGCCGGGGGCAAGAACCGCGGACAGGGCTGGAGGCAGCAGCCGGCGCCTCGCCTGCCCCTCACCCCTTATATCTCTAACTATATCCTTCCTCACCCACGGACCTACCAGCCCCTACCTCCCCCCAAACCCATCAACACCCCCAGGAGAGGCAGGCAGCCCCCTTACTACTACCCACAGTTCACACCGGCGGATGACTATGAGGAAGACGGGCTGGTGCCTCAGCTGGACAGTGAGGAGGAACTGGAAAACTTTATTGAGCGGATCTACATGAAGCGCAGAATGTATTGA